AGCCACTTCATAAACTTTGTCCAGCCTGAACCTCTCATCATCTTTCAGTCCGCCCCATGAAAAGTTTTCTACAAGATTCGGCGGGAAGCCAGGTTTGAAGATATTAGAAGCCACTCCAATCACAGTTCCGGTATTTAATTGGGTATTAATAGCGGTTTTAGAATGATCTCCTACAATAAGTCCGGCAAACTGCAGCCCTGTATCTTCAAATGCTTTCGTACGATAGTTCCAGAGCTTCACCTGACTATAGTTGTTTTTAAGGTTGGAAGAATTAGTATCTGCCCCGAAATTACACCATTCCCCGATTACTGAGTTTCCTATAAAACCTTCATGGCCTTTACTTGAATAACCAAAGATAATAATGTTATTCACCTCACCACCCACTTTACAATGTGGTCCTATAGTAGTGGCACCGTAAATTTTAGATCCCAGATTGAATTTAGAATCCTCTCCCAATGCAATAGGACCGCGGAGATTACACCCTTCCATCACCTCAGCATTTTTCCCGATATAAATCTTTCCTGTTTTGGTATTTAACGTTGAAAATTCTATCTGGGCTCCTTCTTCAATAAAAAGATCTTTTTTATCTCCTAAAAAGCCGTTGGTTGAAGAAAGCTCTTGGGAAATTCGTCCTTTGGTAAGAAGATCAAAATCAAAATCGATGGCATGATGGTTATAGGTAAAAAGGTCGGCTGGTCTTTTGAAAAAAATCAGTTCTTCCTTAATATCTGTCATTTTTTCAATCTGGTTCAAAGAAAATCCTTTCATATTAATTCTGGCAGCGACTAATTCATCTTCATACACCAGAGCTTCCCCCTGCTTGAGCTCTTTGATCTGCTGAATCACGGTTTCAGTCGGCAAGAAATTGGTAACAAGGAAAAGGCTTTCCTTATCTTCCGGCTCTTTGAATTTATGCTGAAGGTAGGTTTCTGTAAAGTAGGAAACTTCGGTATTTTCGAGGATCTTTTGCCATCTTTCAGAAAAAGTAAGGATACCACACCGCATGGCAGCAATGGGACGGGTAAAGGTAAGCGGAAGAAAATCTTCCCAGTATTGCGCGT
This region of Chryseobacterium vaccae genomic DNA includes:
- a CDS encoding GlmU family protein encodes the protein MQLVFSDAQYWEDFLPLTFTRPIAAMRCGILTFSERWQKILENTEVSYFTETYLQHKFKEPEDKESLFLVTNFLPTETVIQQIKELKQGEALVYEDELVAARINMKGFSLNQIEKMTDIKEELIFFKRPADLFTYNHHAIDFDFDLLTKGRISQELSSTNGFLGDKKDLFIEEGAQIEFSTLNTKTGKIYIGKNAEVMEGCNLRGPIALGEDSKFNLGSKIYGATTIGPHCKVGGEVNNIIIFGYSSKGHEGFIGNSVIGEWCNFGADTNSSNLKNNYSQVKLWNYRTKAFEDTGLQFAGLIVGDHSKTAINTQLNTGTVIGVASNIFKPGFPPNLVENFSWGGLKDDERFRLDKVYEVAERAMARRKVPLTDDDKAILKHIFDTY